In Ruminococcaceae bacterium BL-6, a genomic segment contains:
- a CDS encoding ABC transporter substrate-binding protein, which produces MKKMLSVLLAGALAMSTLAGCGGGGTASTSSAAAPQGTASGEKTTIVLWTRDRHDASFIQPRVDEYNKTNKDGIFVDYQMYTDNFEQALDMAYSTNSGPDLVGVSGMTDIFTKYVNQGQYVSIDQYMTAEQKERYKSLVSEGIDAMDGKLYYIPVFGSTGRLFYNEGIFEKCGIQGPPKTMAEMTKTAKTITDKLKGEGVYGFAMNLKSPSSALQRSIDFIVERSGGPKQGYDFATGKYDFSMYKEAVKEFNTIFTTGIAFPGCESLDIDPLRTQFAAGKIGMYISWSHADPGVYQSQFPTKEKWNVAQLPTIDGKVYSQSIQPYKGYMITKTCKAPEKAWKVCNDVFYSDDFVKAYHEAGLSSVMVDDLKDKVKAPEILKGKENGLLGDTDKFWPATPQELNSQAVVVEGNDQYTALAAMILGSEPIDSGLKALTDRYNAALQKGIKEGKGKEIKIANWDPANPNG; this is translated from the coding sequence ATGAAAAAGATGTTATCGGTGTTGTTGGCCGGTGCCCTTGCCATGAGCACGCTCGCAGGCTGCGGCGGCGGAGGAACCGCTTCCACCTCGTCGGCTGCCGCGCCGCAGGGCACGGCTTCCGGCGAGAAAACCACGATCGTCCTGTGGACGCGCGACCGGCACGACGCCAGCTTTATCCAGCCCAGGGTGGACGAGTACAACAAGACGAACAAGGACGGCATCTTCGTCGACTATCAGATGTATACGGACAACTTCGAGCAGGCGCTCGACATGGCCTATTCGACGAACAGCGGCCCCGACCTGGTGGGCGTTTCCGGCATGACGGACATTTTCACCAAATACGTCAACCAGGGCCAGTACGTCAGCATCGACCAGTACATGACCGCCGAGCAGAAGGAACGGTACAAGAGCCTTGTGTCGGAAGGAATCGACGCCATGGATGGCAAGCTGTATTACATCCCTGTGTTCGGCAGCACAGGGCGGCTGTTTTACAACGAGGGCATTTTTGAAAAATGCGGGATCCAGGGGCCGCCGAAAACGATGGCGGAGATGACCAAGACTGCGAAGACCATCACCGACAAGCTAAAAGGGGAGGGCGTCTACGGCTTTGCGATGAACCTCAAGAGCCCGTCCTCCGCGCTTCAGCGTTCGATCGATTTCATCGTGGAGCGGTCCGGCGGGCCGAAGCAGGGCTATGATTTCGCCACCGGAAAATACGACTTCTCCATGTACAAAGAGGCCGTCAAGGAGTTCAACACCATCTTTACCACCGGCATCGCGTTCCCCGGCTGCGAGTCCCTCGACATCGACCCGCTGCGCACGCAGTTCGCCGCGGGCAAGATCGGCATGTACATCTCCTGGTCGCACGCGGACCCCGGCGTTTACCAGAGCCAGTTCCCCACAAAGGAAAAATGGAACGTGGCGCAGCTTCCGACGATCGACGGAAAGGTCTATTCCCAGTCGATCCAGCCTTACAAGGGCTACATGATCACCAAGACCTGCAAGGCGCCGGAAAAAGCGTGGAAGGTCTGCAACGACGTGTTCTATTCCGACGACTTCGTCAAGGCCTACCATGAAGCCGGCCTGAGCAGCGTCATGGTGGATGACCTGAAAGACAAGGTCAAGGCGCCCGAGATCCTGAAGGGGAAAGAGAACGGGCTTTTGGGCGACACCGACAAATTCTGGCCCGCAACGCCGCAGGAGCTGAACAGCCAGGCGGTCGTCGTGGAGGGCAACGACCAGTACACCGCCCTGGCGGCCATGATCCTCGGCAGCGAGCCGATCGACAGCGGCCTGAAGGCTTTGACCGACCGCTACAACGCCGCCCTTCAGAAGGGGATCAAGGAAGGCAAGGGCAAAGAGATAAAGATTGCAAACTGGGATCCCGCGAATCCGAACGGCTGA
- a CDS encoding conserved membrane protein of unknown function (Evidence 4 : Unknown function but conserved in other organisms) yields the protein MVLAMAFMYLITLTFLLVGNILKKHYSEFPDTTVGFHAGKLARKNRRTWEEANRYAGNYCTRSSLLLLAADALVMLGYLFRRAVFSELQWAIFVCVYILGSVALQLLFLFVLTSRRLKRRFHSDGSAKL from the coding sequence ATGGTTCTGGCGATGGCTTTTATGTATCTGATTACCCTGACGTTCCTTTTGGTCGGCAATATTTTGAAAAAGCACTATTCCGAATTTCCGGACACGACCGTTGGCTTCCACGCGGGGAAGCTGGCCCGGAAAAACCGGCGGACCTGGGAGGAAGCCAACCGCTACGCGGGAAACTACTGCACGCGCTCGAGCCTGCTCCTTCTGGCCGCGGATGCTCTTGTCATGCTCGGCTATCTGTTTCGGAGAGCCGTCTTTTCCGAACTGCAGTGGGCCATTTTCGTCTGTGTCTACATCCTCGGTTCGGTGGCCCTTCAGCTTCTTTTTCTGTTCGTTCTGACCTCGCGCCGTTTAAAACGCAGGTTTCACAGCGACGGCAGCGCAAAGCTTTAA
- a CDS encoding conserved protein of unknown function (Evidence 4 : Unknown function but conserved in other organisms), with the protein MLAAFRLVRRVRGRPDFPGGGAGLSFPGVPETGPRFVKRKILYREGGGGGGGGGRGGGGGVFCFCGGGGGGGGGGGGGVGVGGGGGGGGGGVGGGGGGGGGVGGGGGGGESALSVSVVF; encoded by the coding sequence GTGCTGGCAGCATTTCGGTTGGTACGGCGTGTGCGCGGCCGGCCTGATTTTCCAGGCGGCGGCGCTGGCCTTTCATTTCCTGGTGTACCGGAAACAGGACCCCGCTTCGTAAAGCGGAAAATTTTATACAGAGAGGGGGGGGGGGGGGGGGGGGGGGGGGGCCGGGGGGGGGGGGGGGGGGTTTTTTGTTTTTGTGGGGGGGGGGGGGGGGGGGGGGGGGGGGGGGGGGGGGGGGTGGGGGTGGGGGGGGGGGGGGGGGGGGGGGGGGGGGGGGTGGGGGGGGGGGGGGGGGGGGGGGGGGGGGTGGGGGGGGGGGGGGGGGGGGGGGAATCCGCCCTCTCTGTATCTGTTGTGTTTTAA
- a CDS encoding MFS transporter, whose product MNQEKESFVLTKSLTFLMAVVCGVSVANLYYIQPLEAQIAADFHISQGMAGAAAMLGQIGYAFGLLLFVPLGDICERRSVVLCMLYLVAGSLLLVSFSPVYAVLLIALFFVGLTTIVPQLIVPYAAHLARPQEQGRVIGDVMSGLLIGILLSRTFSGLFGSIFGWRAVYRIAAALILLLSVLILSLFPKSRPASSISYRQLLSSIPGLIRKQRPLRESACNGFFMFGSFSIFWTSLIFFLETPHYHMGTREAGLFGLAGVAGALAAPLIGKVSDRKSPRYSVGIGVLLSTLAYVCYTLFGFRLWGLIAGVVILDLGNQCGQVSNMARVQALGDEVRSRNNTVFMFSYFIGGAAGSFVGTLCWQHFGWYGVCAAGLIFQAAALAFHFLVYRKQDPAS is encoded by the coding sequence TTGAATCAGGAAAAGGAATCTTTTGTTTTAACGAAATCGCTGACGTTTTTAATGGCGGTCGTCTGCGGGGTGAGCGTGGCGAACCTCTATTATATCCAGCCGCTGGAAGCCCAGATCGCGGCGGATTTCCATATTTCACAGGGGATGGCGGGCGCGGCGGCCATGCTGGGGCAGATCGGGTATGCGTTCGGCCTGCTGCTTTTCGTGCCCCTCGGCGATATCTGCGAGCGGCGCTCCGTCGTGCTGTGCATGCTGTATCTGGTGGCGGGATCGCTGCTGCTCGTTTCTTTCTCGCCCGTTTACGCGGTGCTGCTGATCGCCCTGTTTTTCGTTGGCCTCACCACCATCGTGCCGCAGCTGATCGTGCCTTACGCCGCCCACCTCGCCCGGCCGCAGGAGCAGGGCAGGGTCATCGGCGACGTCATGAGCGGGCTTTTGATCGGGATTTTGCTCTCCAGAACCTTCAGCGGGCTTTTCGGCTCGATTTTCGGGTGGCGGGCCGTGTACCGCATCGCGGCCGCGCTCATCCTGCTTCTGTCGGTCCTGATCCTGTCCCTGTTCCCGAAGAGCCGGCCGGCTTCCAGCATCTCTTACCGGCAGCTGCTTTCCTCCATCCCCGGCCTGATCCGGAAACAGCGCCCGCTGCGGGAATCCGCGTGCAACGGGTTTTTCATGTTCGGCTCGTTCAGCATCTTCTGGACGTCGCTGATTTTCTTCCTGGAAACGCCGCATTACCATATGGGGACGAGGGAGGCCGGGCTGTTCGGCCTCGCCGGGGTGGCGGGGGCGCTTGCCGCCCCGCTGATCGGGAAGGTGTCCGACAGAAAATCCCCGCGTTACAGCGTCGGAATCGGCGTTTTGCTCTCCACGCTTGCCTATGTGTGCTACACCCTGTTCGGGTTCCGGCTTTGGGGGCTGATCGCCGGGGTCGTGATCCTCGACCTCGGCAACCAGTGCGGCCAGGTTTCGAATATGGCGCGGGTGCAGGCGCTTGGGGATGAGGTGCGCAGCCGCAACAACACCGTGTTTATGTTCTCCTATTTTATCGGCGGCGCGGCGGGCTCCTTCGTGGGGACTTTGTGCTGGCAGCATTTCGGTTGGTACGGCGTGTGCGCGGCCGGCCTGATTTTCCAGGCGGCGGCGCTGGCCTTTCATTTCCTGGTGTACCGGAAACAGGACCCCGCTTCGTAA
- a CDS encoding MarR family transcriptional regulator, with product MEKKNQNEDEKICDLLLDVICEFYESDAKARTFGTGTALYHSEIHMLQCIGEHPGLHISGAARLMGVTRGAASQTVKRLERKRMLTKEQDPDDSKKVVVRLTEKGKTAVFHHKEAHEKYRAVVSGILSGTGEDRREFLAGFLMDFRKKIKERNADASPEEGESC from the coding sequence ATGGAAAAGAAGAATCAAAACGAAGACGAAAAAATCTGCGACCTGCTGCTCGACGTTATCTGCGAATTTTACGAAAGCGACGCCAAGGCGCGGACCTTCGGGACCGGAACGGCGCTGTATCATTCGGAAATCCACATGCTCCAGTGCATCGGGGAGCACCCCGGCCTGCACATTTCCGGGGCCGCGCGGCTGATGGGCGTCACCCGGGGGGCCGCTTCCCAAACGGTGAAGCGGCTGGAGCGCAAGCGGATGCTCACAAAGGAGCAGGACCCGGACGACAGCAAGAAAGTGGTGGTGCGCCTGACCGAAAAAGGGAAAACCGCCGTTTTTCACCATAAGGAAGCCCATGAGAAATACCGTGCCGTCGTATCCGGAATTTTATCCGGGACGGGGGAGGACCGGCGCGAGTTCCTGGCCGGTTTCCTCATGGATTTCCGGAAAAAGATAAAGGAGCGGAACGCGGACGCAAGCCCGGAAGAAGGAGAGTCTTGTTAA
- a CDS encoding ECF transporter S component, giving the protein MKMNQTKKLTVAGMCIALGIVLPIAFHAIPNAGSVFLPMHIPVLLCGLLCGWPYGLACGILSPLLSSLLTGMPPAAYLPSMVCELAAYGLASGFLLSVVRTGRRVSDLYLSLIGAMLFGRIVSGVLNALVFSAGSYTFPVFLSGAFVTALPGILLQLIILPPMVLLLEKAKLLRA; this is encoded by the coding sequence ATGAAAATGAATCAGACGAAAAAGCTTACGGTCGCCGGCATGTGCATCGCGCTCGGCATCGTCCTGCCCATCGCGTTCCATGCCATCCCCAATGCGGGCAGCGTCTTTCTGCCGATGCACATCCCCGTGCTGCTCTGCGGCCTTTTGTGCGGCTGGCCCTACGGCCTTGCCTGCGGTATCCTGTCGCCGCTGCTTTCCAGCCTTCTGACCGGAATGCCCCCGGCGGCGTATCTGCCCTCGATGGTGTGCGAGCTTGCCGCCTACGGCCTGGCTTCCGGGTTCCTGCTGAGCGTCGTCCGCACGGGCAGGCGCGTTTCCGATCTTTATCTTTCCCTGATCGGCGCAATGCTGTTCGGAAGAATCGTTTCCGGCGTGCTGAACGCGCTGGTCTTTTCCGCCGGAAGCTACACGTTCCCCGTGTTCCTCTCGGGCGCCTTTGTCACCGCCCTGCCGGGCATCCTCCTGCAGCTGATCATTCTGCCGCCGATGGTGCTGCTGCTGGAAAAGGCAAAGCTCCTTCGGGCATAG
- a CDS encoding protein of unknown function (Evidence 5 : Unknown function), with protein MTPRQKDGLRAVLLEHAAAYPQMEPADFVKLIYQNEFGCEHMGSDGALDALRREYESEGCRESRREGRPAVEEIGGGFCRVYLDSGEIGEDFLPVLAELFRASARLGGGSAGGLREKLSVFLEMAAGGLLPAGGDEAERFVRNYAARGCPPLHHSEGYRRRYAPHYRVIRSCCVPFFPAFRAVQRLLEEKRPAIAAVDGRCASGKSFFAELLSEIFSCEVYHMDDFFLPPRLRTRERLSAPGGNVDSERFRKEVLEPIRQGKDVEYRAFDCSSGGMKPAVLRRTGPLSVVEGSYSMHPALAPAYDLRIFLTCLPQEQRRRLLRREGETGILRFEREWVPLEERYFSELDIAKSCDFIFDTTDFIREKD; from the coding sequence GTGACGCCGCGGCAGAAGGACGGGCTGCGCGCCGTCCTTCTGGAGCATGCCGCCGCTTATCCGCAGATGGAACCGGCCGATTTCGTCAAGCTGATCTACCAGAACGAATTCGGCTGTGAGCACATGGGATCGGACGGCGCGCTGGATGCGCTCCGGCGGGAGTACGAAAGCGAAGGCTGCCGGGAAAGCCGCCGCGAAGGCCGCCCCGCCGTCGAGGAGATCGGCGGCGGGTTCTGCCGGGTCTATCTGGATTCCGGAGAGATCGGCGAGGATTTTCTTCCCGTGCTGGCCGAATTATTCCGCGCCTCGGCGCGGCTCGGCGGGGGAAGCGCCGGGGGGCTCCGGGAAAAGCTTTCCGTTTTTCTGGAAATGGCTGCTGGCGGCCTGCTCCCGGCAGGCGGGGACGAAGCGGAGCGTTTTGTCCGGAATTATGCCGCGCGGGGCTGCCCGCCGCTGCACCATAGCGAAGGCTACCGGCGGCGGTACGCCCCGCATTACCGGGTGATCCGGAGCTGCTGCGTCCCGTTTTTTCCCGCTTTCCGGGCCGTGCAGCGCCTTCTGGAGGAAAAGCGCCCGGCGATCGCGGCGGTGGATGGCAGATGCGCTTCCGGAAAATCCTTTTTCGCGGAGCTTTTGAGCGAAATCTTTTCCTGCGAGGTATACCATATGGATGACTTTTTCCTTCCCCCGCGCCTGCGTACCCGGGAGCGGCTCTCCGCCCCCGGGGGAAACGTCGATTCCGAGCGGTTCCGGAAAGAGGTCCTGGAGCCCATTCGGCAGGGAAAAGATGTGGAGTACCGGGCGTTCGACTGCTCGTCGGGCGGCATGAAGCCGGCCGTCCTGCGGCGTACCGGCCCCCTCTCCGTGGTGGAGGGAAGCTATTCCATGCACCCCGCGCTCGCGCCGGCGTACGACCTGCGGATCTTCCTGACCTGTTTGCCGCAGGAGCAGCGCCGACGCTTGCTGCGGCGTGAAGGGGAAACTGGAATTCTCCGTTTCGAGCGGGAATGGGTCCCGCTGGAGGAGCGGTATTTTTCCGAGCTGGATATCGCCAAATCCTGCGACTTTATTTTCGATACCACCGATTTTATCCGGGAAAAGGATTGA
- a CDS encoding conserved protein of unknown function (Evidence 4 : Unknown function but conserved in other organisms), with translation MRLLIIDGQGGGIGSRLVSALAPCLPAGCVVVCVGTNVIATNAMLKAGGRMGATGENAVRYNAARADLILGPIGIILANAMLGEITPSMASAVSGSDAVKILIPSAKCSVYLAGAQPCTLEESLKSAVSLALREIGRLRGGKP, from the coding sequence ATGCGTCTTCTTATCATCGACGGGCAGGGCGGCGGAATCGGCAGCCGCCTGGTTTCGGCGCTTGCGCCGTGCCTTCCCGCGGGCTGCGTCGTCGTCTGCGTGGGCACGAACGTCATCGCGACAAACGCCATGCTGAAAGCCGGCGGCCGCATGGGCGCGACCGGCGAGAACGCGGTGCGGTACAACGCGGCGCGCGCCGACCTGATCCTCGGCCCGATCGGCATCATTCTCGCGAACGCGATGCTCGGGGAGATCACCCCGTCCATGGCGTCGGCCGTTTCCGGCTCCGACGCCGTCAAGATTCTGATCCCGTCCGCGAAATGCTCCGTCTATCTCGCCGGGGCACAGCCGTGCACGCTGGAGGAGTCTTTGAAAAGCGCCGTATCCCTTGCGCTGCGCGAGATCGGCCGCCTTCGGGGGGGAAAACCGTGA
- a CDS encoding Tnp_DDE_dom domain-containing protein, with translation MMGNLLAVVVHAANIHDTKAGINPAKLASERYPSIKRFCADAGYRGTFVLDTDKLLGLGVDISEKIKPHEWEKLPWRWVVERTFSWLNNSRRLSKDYEIATDSAETVVKISHLHILLKRL, from the coding sequence GTGATGGGGAATTTGCTTGCAGTTGTCGTCCACGCGGCGAATATTCACGACACGAAAGCGGGAATTAATCCAGCAAAACTTGCTTCTGAGCGTTACCCATCCATCAAAAGATTCTGCGCTGATGCAGGATATCGCGGCACTTTTGTTCTTGACACGGATAAGCTTCTTGGCCTTGGCGTGGATATTTCAGAGAAAATTAAACCGCATGAATGGGAGAAGCTTCCCTGGCGCTGGGTGGTTGAGCGTACCTTCAGTTGGCTGAATAACTCCCGCCGTCTCAGCAAGGATTATGAAATCGCTACCGATTCTGCCGAAACTGTCGTTAAAATATCTCACTTACATATTTTGCTTAAACGCTTGTGA
- a CDS encoding protein of unknown function (Evidence 5 : Unknown function), with protein sequence MNTASEFQCRRENGGSQNHSTSPFSSHIVCGECGANYGHKVWHSNDKYRRLVWFCNKKYGKGAGDGLRCKTPHLTDDEVKAVFVGAMNAALQNKQEILDNCRTAVEFLTDTSQLESDLNKLEAERDVATELLRKCIDENAHAEISQEDYEAKYANLAARYEAAKDKCESMNEKILRRKLRANRIEAFFKTMETSDIITEFDEGLWNATVDTMTVYSKKKIVLKLKDGTEIEWHV encoded by the coding sequence GTGAATACAGCTTCTGAGTTTCAATGCCGCAGGGAGAATGGCGGTAGTCAAAACCATTCGACCAGCCCATTTTCAAGTCACATCGTCTGCGGAGAATGCGGCGCAAACTATGGCCACAAGGTGTGGCATTCCAATGACAAATACCGGCGGCTGGTTTGGTTTTGCAACAAGAAATACGGTAAAGGCGCTGGTGACGGCCTGCGCTGCAAGACGCCCCATCTCACGGACGATGAAGTCAAGGCTGTTTTCGTCGGAGCCATGAATGCCGCCCTTCAGAACAAGCAGGAGATTCTTGATAATTGCCGCACGGCGGTGGAGTTTCTCACGGATACCAGCCAGCTGGAATCCGACCTAAACAAATTGGAAGCGGAACGCGATGTGGCAACGGAGCTTTTACGCAAATGCATTGATGAAAACGCCCACGCTGAAATCAGCCAAGAGGACTACGAGGCGAAATATGCAAACCTTGCCGCACGATATGAAGCCGCCAAAGACAAATGCGAGAGCATGAACGAAAAAATTCTGCGGCGCAAGCTGCGAGCAAACCGTATCGAAGCCTTTTTCAAGACAATGGAAACCAGCGATATCATTACTGAGTTTGACGAGGGACTTTGGAACGCCACGGTGGACACCATGACGGTTTACAGCAAGAAGAAAATCGTGCTCAAGCTGAAAGACGGAACTGAAATTGAATGGCACGTATAA
- a CDS encoding conserved protein of unknown function (Evidence 4 : Unknown function but conserved in other organisms) translates to MSRKYTKVELLSEEVFRRKAVGETNREIAESYGLTKYQIKQLVSRQHRKARMIANGYVPRLKGRPRQNPADEERSRNNELIELRMKVELLQNFLSEAGRK, encoded by the coding sequence ATGTCCAGGAAATATACAAAAGTAGAGTTACTGAGTGAAGAGGTGTTCCGGCGAAAGGCGGTAGGAGAAACCAATCGGGAAATAGCAGAAAGTTATGGATTGACAAAATATCAAATCAAACAGTTGGTTAGCCGTCAGCATCGGAAAGCGCGCATGATTGCCAACGGCTATGTGCCCCGTCTGAAAGGGCGGCCGCGACAAAATCCGGCCGATGAAGAAAGATCGCGAAACAATGAATTGATTGAACTGCGGATGAAAGTAGAACTTCTGCAAAATTTTCTGTCCGAAGCTGGAAGGAAGTGA
- a CDS encoding transposase translates to MKLKYRVIERFRGKYSIEAMCRSFEVSRSGYYAWRNRQAKEAKDQWLTDLITDCQQRCKQTYGCRRVRRWIQRQTGKKVNLKAILRIMRKYDLLSQIRRRRPYIHYKQAVHKYPNLLQRAFEQPLPNYFWVTDITYIPTAKGMLYLCAVVDLCDKMVLAYRIGNDMTASLVTDTIRDALQKEKVADGLALHSDQGSQYTSQAYFDLSQEYHFQPSMSSPGCPYDNAAMENFFGTLKTECLYRMNFSCRAEVEQAVAEYVHFYNYERINMKDGLTPFEIRSKAA, encoded by the coding sequence GTGAAGCTGAAGTATCGCGTCATTGAACGGTTTCGTGGGAAATACAGCATTGAAGCCATGTGTCGTTCCTTTGAGGTTTCCCGTAGCGGCTACTATGCCTGGCGAAACCGGCAGGCAAAAGAAGCCAAAGATCAATGGCTTACAGACTTGATTACGGATTGTCAGCAGCGCTGCAAACAGACCTACGGTTGTCGTCGGGTGCGCCGCTGGATTCAGCGGCAGACCGGGAAGAAAGTCAACCTGAAAGCCATTCTGCGTATCATGCGGAAGTATGATCTGCTTTCACAGATACGGCGACGTCGGCCATATATACATTACAAACAGGCAGTACATAAATATCCGAATCTGTTACAGAGGGCTTTTGAGCAGCCGTTGCCCAATTATTTCTGGGTTACGGACATCACCTATATCCCTACTGCAAAAGGGATGCTGTATCTATGTGCGGTGGTAGACCTGTGCGACAAAATGGTTTTGGCCTATCGTATCGGCAATGACATGACTGCCTCATTGGTGACAGACACCATCCGGGACGCCTTACAAAAAGAGAAGGTCGCCGATGGACTTGCCCTCCACAGCGACCAGGGGTCTCAATACACGTCACAAGCATACTTTGACCTGAGCCAAGAATACCATTTTCAGCCGTCCATGTCCAGTCCCGGATGTCCTTACGACAACGCCGCCATGGAAAATTTCTTTGGCACGCTTAAGACGGAATGCCTATACCGTATGAATTTTTCTTGCCGTGCTGAAGTGGAACAAGCAGTGGCTGAATATGTCCACTTTTACAATTATGAGCGCATTAACATGAAAGACGGCCTCACTCCGTTCGAAATCCGGAGCAAGGCCGCCTAA
- a CDS encoding Methionine sulfoxide reductase → MSTRGKSINLFLMDGDASGRMKCTFANWTGVAYKIPRTELDKCKERDDLKQSGVYFLFGTSDETGKGVVYIGQAGARKNGEGILNRLMEHKRNPEKDYWTEVIVFTTSNNSFGPTEISYLENRFCNLAIAANRYDVKNSNDPTLGNITEEKESEMEEFIDYAKVIMGTLGYKLFEPISKSQMKKTENTVTVSYDSARLHLERTIKNVGKVEANGIQTAEGFVVLKSSHISLVDDDTIPTVIKERRKKAPVDKQGVLQEDMLFTSPSYAAMFVIGKSANGLTSWKTESGQSLKALESTETE, encoded by the coding sequence ATGTCGACACGTGGGAAAAGCATCAACTTATTTTTGATGGATGGTGATGCCAGCGGAAGGATGAAGTGTACCTTTGCTAACTGGACAGGTGTCGCTTACAAAATTCCGAGGACGGAATTGGACAAGTGCAAAGAGCGAGATGATCTGAAACAGAGTGGCGTATACTTCCTTTTTGGTACCTCTGATGAGACCGGGAAGGGTGTTGTTTATATCGGACAAGCCGGAGCGCGTAAAAACGGTGAAGGCATCCTCAATCGGCTGATGGAACACAAGCGCAATCCCGAAAAAGACTACTGGACAGAGGTAATTGTTTTCACCACTTCCAATAATTCGTTCGGTCCCACTGAGATAAGCTACCTTGAAAACCGATTCTGCAATCTCGCTATAGCCGCAAACCGTTATGATGTAAAAAACAGCAATGATCCTACTCTTGGAAATATTACCGAGGAGAAAGAAAGTGAAATGGAAGAGTTCATTGATTACGCTAAGGTGATCATGGGTACGCTTGGTTATAAATTGTTCGAGCCCATCAGCAAGTCGCAGATGAAGAAAACAGAAAATACTGTGACTGTTTCGTATGACAGTGCAAGGCTGCATCTTGAGCGCACAATCAAAAATGTCGGAAAAGTCGAGGCCAACGGCATTCAAACCGCAGAAGGATTTGTTGTTCTTAAAAGCAGTCACATCTCTCTGGTAGACGACGATACGATTCCAACAGTTATCAAAGAACGCAGAAAGAAAGCACCTGTAGATAAGCAAGGCGTTTTGCAGGAGGATATGCTTTTTACCAGCCCGTCTTACGCTGCGATGTTCGTCATCGGAAAGAGTGCAAACGGCCTGACGAGCTGGAAAACAGAAAGCGGACAATCATTAAAAGCACTTGAGTCAACCGAAACGGAGTGA
- a CDS encoding conserved protein of unknown function (Evidence 4 : Unknown function but conserved in other organisms) translates to MQMIFDFDDPATFPSSLGSWDESFENMIRSKISLEGVTEGWQIEHQLQDLRISEMPIVTKFISANPDVEVAVCHVTRLLDKAIILQEGLVTGGGRGSVAEERLRALLEHIGLDKDKIDEVFTQIYNYWERDKEQRTESVHFMFDKSLVYKDDTANNFAINLGGEILRWSLEAIDRDLYKREPYKRLWIEGTPSIVKFKCKLSDVHEICRNAVIAEIVKYFIVTRMYGYPYEFEFTGMTNSSIPAENIVSIEEIEGFIEMQEKYPDFEGFYDELK, encoded by the coding sequence ATGCAGATGATTTTTGACTTCGATGACCCGGCCACATTTCCTTCTTCTCTTGGAAGTTGGGATGAATCTTTTGAGAACATGATACGCAGTAAAATTAGCCTTGAAGGAGTCACTGAAGGTTGGCAGATCGAACATCAGCTGCAAGATTTACGCATTAGTGAGATGCCGATAGTGACGAAGTTCATTTCTGCAAATCCAGATGTGGAGGTGGCCGTTTGTCATGTGACAAGGCTGCTGGATAAGGCAATAATATTGCAGGAAGGTCTTGTGACCGGAGGAGGTCGTGGCTCTGTAGCTGAAGAACGCTTAAGGGCTCTGCTTGAACACATTGGCCTTGATAAAGACAAGATAGATGAGGTTTTTACTCAGATCTACAACTATTGGGAGCGTGATAAGGAACAACGGACGGAGTCGGTTCATTTCATGTTTGATAAGAGCCTGGTATACAAAGATGACACGGCTAACAATTTTGCTATAAATCTGGGAGGTGAAATCCTGCGCTGGTCGCTGGAGGCAATTGACCGTGACCTATATAAGAGGGAGCCATATAAGCGACTTTGGATTGAAGGGACTCCTTCCATTGTGAAATTCAAATGCAAGCTGTCCGATGTGCATGAGATATGCCGTAATGCGGTTATTGCGGAAATCGTTAAATATTTTATTGTTACGCGGATGTATGGCTATCCTTATGAATTTGAATTTACCGGGATGACAAACAGTTCGATTCCGGCAGAGAATATTGTTAGCATAGAGGAAATTGAAGGCTTTATTGAAATGCAGGAAAAGTATCCTGATTTCGAGGGCTTCTACGACGAATTGAAATAG